The Deinococcus aquiradiocola genome contains a region encoding:
- a CDS encoding sensor histidine kinase — MGTAWTPDVHAARPSRARHLSLRTRMALAAGLACVFVAVVLSFGLYVVAQRFVQQAQLDRLTSAATVLHERVENSLMFGRYDIDDVMGRDVPGDIQLRASVGGTVVMSSRQFPGDLPLAVSPGVYRLGDRYVLAQRLGPRSGYALLTLALSGQGTDDARRAFLRAVLFILPCVLLLACLAAWWAGGRMLRPISALEQEARMIGQSGDLTRPLPGTDGHDELSRLAGTLQASFRQLADTRAREVQFLRSAAHDLRSPLAALKTRVALSLSRDRDAARYRQDLHEIGTDLSRLATLTEHLLLLARNPQTLARRSVPLLGVAADAVDAARSRFPDTDLDLSGEQLTVQGDAVLLGQAVTNLLQNAVHHAPGSAVTLTLARQDDWATLRVHDDGPGVQGAVLDRLGEAFYRPDSARSPGREDGGHGLGLAIVRHVAALHGGHLDLHSTPGEGFTAVLRLPLDP; from the coding sequence GTGGGTACCGCGTGGACGCCTGACGTGCACGCGGCCCGCCCCTCCCGCGCGCGCCACCTGTCGCTGCGGACCCGCATGGCGCTCGCGGCGGGCCTCGCGTGCGTGTTCGTGGCCGTGGTGCTGTCCTTCGGGCTGTACGTCGTCGCGCAGCGCTTCGTGCAGCAGGCGCAGCTCGACCGCCTGACGAGCGCGGCGACCGTCCTGCACGAACGCGTCGAGAACAGCCTGATGTTCGGCCGGTACGACATCGACGACGTGATGGGCCGCGACGTGCCCGGCGACATCCAGCTGCGCGCCTCGGTCGGCGGCACCGTCGTCATGAGCAGCCGCCAGTTCCCCGGCGACCTGCCGCTCGCCGTGTCGCCGGGCGTGTACCGCCTCGGGGACCGCTACGTGCTCGCGCAGCGCCTCGGGCCGCGCAGCGGGTACGCGCTCCTCACGCTGGCCCTCTCCGGTCAGGGCACCGACGACGCCCGCCGCGCCTTCCTGCGCGCCGTGCTGTTCATCCTGCCCTGCGTGCTGCTGCTCGCCTGCCTCGCCGCGTGGTGGGCGGGCGGCCGCATGCTGCGCCCCATCTCCGCCCTCGAACAGGAAGCCCGGATGATCGGGCAGAGCGGCGACCTGACGCGCCCCCTGCCCGGCACGGACGGCCACGACGAACTCTCCCGGCTCGCCGGGACGCTCCAGGCGAGCTTCCGGCAGCTGGCCGACACGCGCGCGCGCGAGGTGCAGTTCCTGCGGTCCGCCGCGCACGACCTGCGCAGCCCCCTCGCGGCCCTCAAGACGCGCGTCGCGCTGTCCCTCAGCCGAGACCGCGACGCGGCCCGCTACCGGCAGGACCTGCACGAGATCGGCACGGACCTCTCGCGCCTCGCCACGCTCACCGAGCATCTGCTGCTCCTCGCGCGCAACCCGCAGACCCTCGCCCGCCGCAGCGTGCCGCTGCTCGGCGTCGCCGCAGACGCCGTGGACGCCGCCCGCAGCCGCTTCCCCGACACGGACCTCGACCTGAGCGGCGAACAGCTGACCGTGCAGGGCGACGCCGTGCTGCTCGGGCAGGCCGTCACGAACCTCCTGCAGAACGCCGTGCATCACGCGCCCGGCAGTGCCGTCACCCTGACGCTCGCCCGGCAGGACGACTGGGCCACCCTCCGCGTCCACGACGACGGTCCCGGCGTGCAGGGCGCCGTCCTCGACCGGCTCGGCGAGGCCTTCTACCGCCCGGACAGCGCCCGCAGTCCCGGCCGCGAGGACGGCGGACACGGTCTCGGGCTCGCCATCGTGCGGCACGTCGCGGCCCTGCACGGCGGGCACCTCGACCTGCACAGCACGCCCGGCGAGGGCTTCACCGCCGTCCTGCGCCTGCCGCTCGATCCCTGA
- a CDS encoding CoA-binding protein: MTLLTARTDVMKVLEDSRVVAVIGFHRDPGKPAHYVPEYLDRQGYTILPVNPALAARGESFFGRPVASTLADLPGPVDVVEVFRRSDRVHEHLADILAMQPLPKVVWMQQGIRDDGVAAQLVAAGISVIQDRCMLADHRMWM; this comes from the coding sequence GTGACGCTCCTCACCGCCCGTACGGACGTCATGAAGGTGCTGGAGGACAGCCGGGTGGTGGCCGTGATCGGCTTTCACCGCGATCCCGGCAAGCCCGCCCATTACGTGCCGGAGTACCTGGACCGGCAGGGGTACACCATCCTGCCGGTCAACCCGGCCCTGGCGGCCAGGGGCGAGAGTTTCTTCGGGCGTCCCGTCGCGTCCACCCTGGCGGACCTGCCCGGGCCGGTGGACGTGGTGGAGGTGTTCCGACGCTCCGACAGGGTGCACGAGCACCTCGCGGACATCCTGGCGATGCAGCCGCTCCCGAAGGTCGTCTGGATGCAGCAGGGCATCCGGGACGACGGGGTGGCCGCGCAGCTGGTGGCGGCGGGCATCAGCGTGATTCAGGACCGCTGTATGCTGGCCGACCACCGCATGTGGATGTAG
- a CDS encoding MHYT domain-containing protein — MQDTMLPHHWNPALIVLSFLIASVTSFLALELARRFRQDGSVTAPLALGGVLGYGIWAMHFIGMIAFELSTNVTYGLPLTLISGLSAVAFLIGASFYMVRGTPTLPRILVSGVIAGIGICLMHYLGMAAMQANAVTSYLPVPFALSVLIAVGAASVAFFLFSRVMTATYSLVQRLAIQTGAALVMGLAIAGMHYTGMAAVRFNMSTEVVNLVSGTDPQNLVYMVVGATILVFVGTYIAILADQLSTKPSRMAGD; from the coding sequence ATGCAAGACACCATGCTGCCGCACCACTGGAACCCGGCCCTCATCGTCCTCTCCTTCCTCATCGCGTCCGTCACGTCCTTCCTCGCCCTGGAACTCGCGCGCCGCTTCCGTCAGGACGGCAGCGTCACCGCCCCCCTCGCGCTGGGCGGCGTGCTCGGGTACGGCATCTGGGCCATGCACTTCATCGGCATGATCGCCTTCGAGCTCTCCACCAACGTCACGTACGGCCTCCCGCTGACCCTCATCAGCGGCCTGAGCGCCGTCGCCTTCCTGATCGGCGCGAGCTTCTACATGGTCCGCGGCACCCCCACCCTGCCGCGCATCCTCGTCAGCGGCGTCATCGCCGGCATCGGCATCTGCCTCATGCACTACCTCGGCATGGCCGCCATGCAGGCCAACGCCGTCACCTCCTACCTCCCCGTTCCCTTCGCGCTCAGCGTCCTGATCGCCGTCGGTGCCGCCAGCGTCGCGTTCTTCCTCTTCTCGCGCGTCATGACCGCCACGTACAGCCTCGTGCAGCGCCTCGCCATCCAGACCGGCGCGGCCCTCGTGATGGGTCTTGCCATCGCCGGCATGCACTACACCGGCATGGCCGCCGTGCGCTTCAACATGAGCACCGAAGTCGTCAACCTCGTCAGCGGCACCGACCCCCAGAACCTCGTGTACATGGTGGTCGGCGCGACCATCCTCGTGTTCGTCGGCACGTACATCGCCATCCTCGCCGACCAGCTCTCCACCAAACCCTCCCGGATGGCCGGCGACTGA
- the ubiE gene encoding bifunctional demethylmenaquinone methyltransferase/2-methoxy-6-polyprenyl-1,4-benzoquinol methylase UbiE, translating to MTIPRVGDQHSQTDQQRKADDVQAMFASIAHRYDLLNRVLSLGVDRGWRRAAAQEALLLHPHDLLDVATGTADFALELKRRSPATTVTGSDFVPQMLDIGRAKARTQHLDIRLEEGDALHLPYPDASFDTVTCAFGFRNFSDYARGLAEFWRVLRPGGRCVILEFPPPAPGVFGSIFRFYFQHILPRIGGLVSGNAGAYTYLPESVLAFPAPDRLAGLMVATGFRTRYRLLTFGIAAIHVGDKR from the coding sequence ATGACCATTCCGCGCGTCGGCGACCAGCACTCCCAGACCGATCAGCAACGCAAGGCCGACGACGTGCAGGCGATGTTCGCGTCCATCGCGCACCGCTACGACCTGCTCAACCGCGTCCTGAGCCTCGGCGTGGACCGGGGCTGGCGCCGCGCCGCCGCGCAGGAAGCCCTGCTGCTGCACCCGCACGACCTGCTCGACGTCGCCACCGGCACCGCCGACTTCGCGCTGGAACTCAAGCGCCGCTCACCCGCCACCACCGTGACCGGCTCGGACTTCGTGCCGCAGATGCTCGACATCGGCCGCGCCAAGGCCAGGACGCAGCACCTCGACATCCGCCTCGAAGAAGGCGACGCGCTGCACCTCCCGTACCCCGACGCCAGCTTCGACACCGTCACCTGCGCCTTCGGCTTCCGCAACTTCTCCGACTACGCGCGCGGCCTCGCCGAGTTCTGGCGCGTCCTGCGGCCCGGCGGCCGCTGCGTGATCCTGGAGTTCCCGCCGCCCGCCCCGGGCGTGTTCGGCAGCATCTTCCGCTTCTACTTCCAGCACATCCTGCCGCGCATCGGCGGCCTGGTGAGCGGTAACGCGGGCGCGTACACGTACCTGCCGGAAAGTGTCCTCGCCTTCCCCGCCCCCGACCGGCTCGCGGGCCTCATGGTCGCCACCGGCTTCCGCACCCGCTACCGCCTGCTGACCTTCGGGATCGCCGCCATCCACGTCGGCGACAAACGCTGA
- the tig gene encoding trigger factor, with protein sequence MAELVSQNGNKVEFKVTVPAAEVSRAYQQVWTAISRDVRVPGFRPGKAPRSVLAKRVGMGYVDSEVRDRLLEVHYPQAARELKLNLVDASIDPGALKDGQAFDFGVTGETYPQVKLGDWKGVSLSAQAPEITDEVLEQTLTDLRERNATFESVERPIEASDMVTIQELAEGSEEQSGSYPVYLDMAEAHVRDALVGKNKGDEVEITVPAHQHGDHEHPAHTVKVRVEDVKHKQLQALDDEFAKSLNFESLDRLRSDLKTELETRAGREGDTARREEFVTALTEGMEVEIPQALLGNRREAMLEEIQADLSRQGVKWSEYESFMQEQGKLDEFMADLAKNAETRVRRDLALEQLAEDQGLQLTDTQFNAALSALAQSNNMTVQQLRTQLGPNGLNGYYASIVREQALSQAISQLGQPETAEQKDAPAEETETAPTETAE encoded by the coding sequence ATGGCAGAACTGGTGAGTCAAAACGGCAACAAGGTGGAGTTCAAGGTCACGGTGCCCGCAGCCGAGGTGAGCCGCGCCTACCAGCAGGTCTGGACCGCCATCTCGCGTGACGTGCGGGTCCCCGGCTTCCGTCCCGGCAAGGCGCCCCGCAGCGTCCTCGCGAAGCGCGTCGGCATGGGCTACGTGGACAGCGAGGTCCGTGACCGCCTGCTGGAAGTCCACTACCCCCAGGCCGCCCGCGAACTGAAGCTGAACCTCGTGGACGCCAGCATCGACCCCGGCGCCCTCAAGGACGGCCAGGCCTTCGACTTCGGCGTGACCGGCGAGACGTACCCGCAGGTGAAACTCGGCGACTGGAAAGGCGTGAGTCTCAGCGCGCAGGCGCCCGAGATCACCGACGAGGTGCTGGAGCAGACCCTCACGGACCTGCGTGAACGCAACGCGACCTTCGAGAGCGTCGAGCGTCCCATCGAGGCGAGCGACATGGTCACCATCCAGGAACTCGCGGAAGGCAGCGAGGAGCAGAGCGGCAGCTACCCCGTGTACCTCGACATGGCCGAAGCGCACGTGCGCGACGCCCTCGTCGGCAAGAACAAGGGCGACGAGGTCGAGATCACCGTTCCCGCCCACCAGCACGGCGACCACGAGCACCCCGCCCACACCGTCAAGGTGCGCGTGGAGGACGTCAAGCACAAGCAGCTGCAGGCGCTGGACGACGAGTTCGCGAAGTCCCTGAACTTCGAGTCGCTCGACCGTCTGCGCAGCGACCTGAAGACCGAACTCGAGACCCGCGCGGGCCGCGAGGGCGACACTGCCCGCCGCGAGGAGTTCGTCACGGCCCTCACGGAAGGTATGGAGGTCGAGATTCCCCAGGCGCTCCTGGGCAACCGCCGTGAGGCGATGCTCGAGGAGATCCAGGCGGACCTGTCCCGCCAGGGCGTCAAGTGGAGCGAGTACGAGAGCTTCATGCAGGAGCAGGGCAAGCTCGACGAGTTCATGGCGGACCTCGCCAAGAACGCCGAGACGCGCGTGCGCCGCGACCTGGCGCTCGAACAGCTCGCCGAGGACCAGGGCCTGCAGCTGACGGACACGCAGTTCAACGCGGCCCTCAGCGCGCTGGCGCAGTCGAACAACATGACCGTGCAGCAGCTGCGCACCCAGCTCGGGCCGAACGGCCTGAACGGCTACTACGCCAGCATCGTGCGCGAGCAGGCGCTCAGCCAGGCCATCAGCCAGCTCGGCCAGCCGGAAACGGCCGAGCAGAAGGACGCGCCCGCCGAAGAGACGGAAACCGCGCCCACCGAAACCGCCGAGTAA
- a CDS encoding S8 family serine peptidase — MTHARPSLSLLSLALTAALLSACSSSPTPPQASQATAPPVLQPVSLVTVPLQAGDSPSSVGAALHGTVLSWNDAGCASGVTVDCEAIVGVQAPVALAAQGVGRLGRPVTVEANGAAFRATGTLLVGMEGARIAWAGGSLQAWTQGARIAWAGGTYAPVPQNTATWTQVHLQQAQALAPALGEGVTVAVIDTGLDLTHPAFEGALTDPSTWQDYVGADRVPQEEGVLGTGGYGHGTNVAGIVLQIAPNAKIMPLRVLDANGVGTVANVALAVRWAADHGANVINLSLGSAKDSRAVRDAVASAAARHIPVIASAGNDGSTRLTYPAANAPDVGNLLGVGSVDAADVKSLFSSYGRDLSLLAPGEHVYAPAPDGLLAAWTGTSMSAPEVAGGLALALGQPLKVGVDDLTGALRGSATKVDGLLPNLPYAGRLGSGRVDLSAFLGRTVR; from the coding sequence ATGACCCACGCCCGACCCTCCCTGTCCCTGCTGTCCCTCGCCCTCACGGCGGCCCTGCTGTCCGCCTGCAGTTCCTCCCCCACCCCGCCTCAGGCCTCGCAGGCGACCGCTCCGCCCGTCTTGCAGCCGGTGTCGCTGGTGACGGTGCCGCTGCAGGCGGGCGACTCGCCCTCGTCCGTCGGGGCGGCCCTGCACGGCACGGTCCTCTCGTGGAACGACGCGGGCTGCGCGTCCGGCGTGACCGTGGACTGCGAGGCGATCGTGGGCGTGCAGGCCCCTGTGGCCCTCGCCGCGCAGGGCGTGGGTCGCCTGGGGCGGCCCGTGACGGTGGAGGCGAACGGCGCGGCCTTCCGGGCGACCGGGACGCTGCTGGTGGGCATGGAGGGCGCACGCATCGCCTGGGCGGGCGGGAGCCTGCAGGCCTGGACGCAGGGCGCGCGGATCGCGTGGGCGGGCGGCACGTACGCGCCCGTCCCGCAGAACACCGCCACCTGGACGCAGGTGCACCTGCAGCAGGCGCAGGCGCTCGCCCCGGCCCTCGGGGAGGGCGTCACGGTGGCCGTCATCGACACCGGCCTTGACCTGACGCACCCGGCCTTCGAGGGCGCCCTGACGGACCCCTCGACGTGGCAGGACTACGTGGGCGCGGACCGCGTGCCACAGGAGGAAGGGGTGCTCGGCACGGGCGGTTACGGGCACGGGACGAACGTGGCCGGGATCGTGCTGCAGATCGCGCCCAACGCGAAGATCATGCCGCTGCGCGTGCTGGACGCGAACGGGGTGGGGACGGTGGCGAACGTGGCGCTCGCGGTGCGCTGGGCGGCGGACCACGGGGCGAACGTCATCAACCTCAGTCTCGGCAGCGCGAAGGACTCTAGGGCCGTGCGGGACGCCGTCGCGTCGGCCGCTGCCCGGCACATTCCGGTGATCGCGTCTGCCGGGAACGACGGCAGCACCCGCCTCACGTACCCGGCCGCGAACGCCCCGGACGTCGGCAACCTGCTCGGGGTGGGCAGCGTGGACGCGGCCGACGTGAAGTCGCTGTTCTCCAGTTACGGCAGGGACCTGTCGCTGCTCGCGCCGGGCGAGCACGTGTACGCGCCTGCCCCGGACGGCCTGCTGGCCGCGTGGACCGGCACGAGCATGTCCGCGCCGGAAGTGGCGGGCGGTCTGGCCCTCGCGCTCGGGCAGCCGCTGAAGGTCGGCGTGGACGACCTGACGGGCGCCCTGCGCGGCAGCGCGACGAAAGTGGACGGCCTGCTCCCGAACCTGCCGTACGCGGGGCGGCTCGGCAGTGGCCGCGTGGACCTCTCGGCCTTCCTCGGCAGAACGGTCCGGTAG
- the hemL gene encoding glutamate-1-semialdehyde 2,1-aminomutase, whose protein sequence is MTVTSKVDSTQPSGASTAQSEALFDRARRVTPGGVNSPVRAFRSVGGVPRFMASADGAYLTDADGTRYVDYIGSWGPMILGHNHPAVRDAVVQAAQDGTSFGAPGWREVDLAELVCRVTGAQKVRFVNSGTEATMSALRLARGFTGRKYTLKFRGNYHGHADALLVEAGSGLMTNADQLGTAAPSSAGVPDEYARLTLVSEYNDPQALDALMRERGHEIAAVIFEPVVGNAGVLLPTPDFLSALHRVREHGTLLIADEVMTGFRLSANGATGRLGLTPDLSCWGKIIGGGLPVGAYGGRAEIMDFVSPQGPVYQAGTLSGNPLAMSAGLATLQALQDDPGLYARLDAYTERLAQGLQAAADEAGVTVCINHVGSMLTVFFQAGPVATYTDAARSDTAAFAVWFQGLLRRGVYWAPSQFESIFVSGVHGDTELQATLQAAREAFLEVAAHAGADA, encoded by the coding sequence ATGACCGTGACTTCCAAGGTGGATTCCACTCAGCCTTCCGGTGCCAGCACCGCCCAGTCGGAGGCGCTGTTCGACCGGGCACGCCGCGTCACGCCGGGCGGCGTGAACTCGCCCGTGCGGGCCTTCCGTTCGGTGGGCGGCGTGCCGCGCTTCATGGCGAGTGCCGACGGCGCGTACCTCACGGACGCGGACGGCACGCGCTACGTGGACTACATCGGCTCGTGGGGCCCCATGATCCTCGGGCACAACCACCCGGCGGTGCGGGACGCGGTCGTGCAGGCCGCGCAGGACGGCACGAGCTTCGGGGCGCCCGGCTGGCGCGAGGTGGACCTCGCGGAACTCGTGTGCCGCGTGACGGGCGCGCAGAAGGTGCGGTTCGTGAACAGCGGCACGGAGGCCACCATGAGCGCCCTGCGGCTCGCGCGGGGCTTCACGGGCCGCAAGTACACCCTGAAGTTCCGCGGGAACTACCACGGGCACGCGGACGCGCTGCTGGTCGAGGCGGGCAGTGGCCTGATGACGAACGCCGACCAGCTGGGCACGGCCGCGCCGAGCAGTGCGGGCGTGCCGGACGAGTACGCGCGCCTGACGCTGGTGTCGGAGTACAACGACCCGCAGGCGCTGGACGCGCTGATGCGCGAGCGCGGGCACGAGATCGCCGCCGTGATCTTCGAGCCGGTGGTGGGAAACGCGGGCGTGCTGCTGCCCACCCCGGACTTCCTGTCGGCCCTGCACCGCGTGCGGGAGCACGGGACGCTGCTCATCGCGGACGAGGTCATGACGGGCTTCCGGCTGTCCGCGAACGGCGCGACGGGCCGCCTGGGCCTCACGCCGGACCTGAGCTGCTGGGGCAAGATCATCGGCGGGGGCCTCCCGGTCGGCGCGTACGGCGGGCGGGCCGAGATCATGGACTTCGTGTCGCCGCAGGGACCGGTGTACCAGGCGGGCACGCTGAGCGGCAACCCGCTCGCCATGAGTGCCGGTCTCGCGACCCTGCAGGCCCTGCAGGACGACCCCGGCCTGTACGCGAGGCTGGACGCGTACACCGAACGGCTCGCGCAGGGCCTGCAGGCGGCGGCGGACGAGGCGGGCGTGACCGTGTGCATCAACCACGTGGGCAGCATGCTGACGGTGTTCTTCCAGGCGGGACCGGTCGCGACGTACACCGACGCGGCACGGTCCGACACGGCCGCCTTCGCCGTGTGGTTCCAGGGCCTGCTGAGGCGCGGCGTGTACTGGGCGCCCAGCCAGTTCGAGAGCATCTTCGTGAGCGGCGTGCACGGCGACACGGAACTGCAGGCGACGCTGCAGGCGGCCAGGGAAGCGTTCCTGGAAGTGGCCGCACACGCGGGAGCGGACGCGTGA
- a CDS encoding HD domain-containing phosphohydrolase has translation MSLPPRQTAPPAPEGPGALHALQAELATLLEQRSPDLLARAQDYLALTELLGDRAGEAGAHLLLAQALVAAEPHAALVAAGRAARAFAALDMPVQHAEALTLSGRLHLNQGAFEAAEGDLRAALLLVQPLDTPDAQTLSATALNALAGAQFNRGEAREALLSLETALRVWTRLGHLPGQASCLTNIGSLQTTFGEFHAAIETLGRAYRLYQSGLQDAHAEGCILNSLASAHAANQDHALAVEVATSALTAARESGDTLLLTTTHLNLGTFSLQAGQFTAAAEQLGQALQLSREAGYRTTELSTLDSLGLLHQRTGRPRDALGAHISALELALELRDTQGELEARLHLGRVQKTLGEVSAAREQVGEALGLALDCQNRSAEAEAQQLLAELAQQEGDYRQAYEHLQAHLSVKDELFNVERDRQTRNLSVRFEVERARHDADVYRVRTELAQEGLHAAEAQVQQRTAELARAQHEVVTRLAMAAEYRDDTTGEHTRRVGRAAARIARALGWTAERARLLGVAARLHDVGKIGIPDAILLKRGQLSAQEFDQMKTHTLIGARILSGGRSELLQLAEEIALTHHERWDGSGYPIGLSGTQIPLTGRIVALADVFDALTQARPYKAAWTREEALQEVRRSAGTHFDPLIVETALQVLGSDHDPDGEDDADGTDGSDADVLSVFEQLLLARTQDLGSARQAAEAAASEPARMAVQDTLTGLPNRRAFVEALEGLLTPVLSGPGPVSARAAVTVLTLHCDFTPPGQDRPPEDAMPDEALRAFASRLQEAFLPLGRTYRLDGPVLAVLAPYLTEAQANDLVCRALQGTAAPGACIPRVSSGLACSPADASTPEELMRVSERRMDHQRLSRQLEHHTEP, from the coding sequence TTGAGTCTCCCGCCGCGTCAGACGGCCCCTCCGGCACCGGAGGGGCCGGGGGCGCTGCATGCCCTGCAGGCGGAACTGGCCACGCTGCTCGAACAGCGTTCCCCGGACCTGCTGGCGCGGGCGCAGGACTACCTCGCGCTCACGGAACTGCTCGGGGACCGGGCCGGGGAGGCGGGCGCGCACCTGCTGCTCGCGCAGGCCCTCGTGGCGGCGGAACCGCACGCGGCCCTCGTGGCGGCGGGCCGCGCCGCCAGGGCGTTCGCGGCGCTGGACATGCCCGTGCAGCACGCGGAGGCGCTCACCTTGAGCGGCCGCCTGCACCTGAACCAGGGAGCCTTCGAGGCGGCGGAAGGCGACCTGCGCGCGGCCCTGCTGCTCGTGCAGCCGCTGGACACGCCGGACGCGCAGACGCTGTCCGCCACGGCCCTGAACGCGCTGGCGGGCGCGCAGTTCAACCGCGGCGAGGCGCGGGAGGCGCTGCTGTCGCTGGAGACGGCGCTGCGCGTGTGGACGCGGCTCGGGCACCTGCCGGGGCAGGCGTCGTGCCTCACGAACATCGGGAGCCTGCAGACGACCTTCGGGGAGTTCCACGCGGCCATCGAGACGCTCGGCCGCGCGTACCGCCTGTACCAGTCGGGCCTGCAGGACGCCCACGCGGAGGGCTGCATCCTGAACAGCCTCGCGTCGGCGCACGCCGCGAACCAGGATCACGCGCTGGCGGTCGAGGTGGCCACGTCGGCCCTCACGGCGGCCCGCGAGAGCGGCGACACCCTGCTCCTGACGACCACTCACCTGAACCTCGGCACGTTCTCCCTGCAGGCAGGGCAGTTCACGGCGGCGGCCGAGCAGCTCGGGCAGGCCCTGCAGCTCAGCCGGGAGGCGGGCTACCGCACGACGGAACTGTCCACGCTGGACAGCCTGGGCCTGCTGCACCAGCGGACGGGCCGCCCCAGGGACGCGCTCGGCGCGCACATCTCGGCACTGGAACTGGCGCTGGAACTGCGGGACACGCAGGGGGAACTGGAGGCGCGCCTGCACCTGGGCCGCGTGCAGAAGACGCTGGGCGAGGTGAGCGCCGCGCGCGAGCAGGTCGGGGAGGCGCTCGGCCTGGCGCTCGACTGCCAGAACCGGAGCGCGGAGGCCGAAGCGCAGCAGCTGCTCGCCGAACTCGCGCAGCAGGAGGGCGACTACCGGCAGGCGTACGAGCACCTGCAGGCGCACCTGAGCGTGAAGGACGAACTCTTCAACGTGGAGCGCGACCGGCAGACCCGCAACCTCAGCGTGCGTTTCGAGGTGGAACGCGCCCGGCATGACGCGGACGTGTACCGCGTGCGGACGGAACTCGCTCAGGAGGGCCTGCACGCGGCCGAGGCGCAGGTGCAGCAGCGCACGGCGGAACTCGCGCGGGCGCAGCACGAGGTCGTGACGCGCCTCGCGATGGCCGCCGAGTACCGCGACGACACGACCGGCGAGCACACGCGCCGCGTGGGCCGGGCGGCCGCCCGCATCGCGCGCGCGCTCGGGTGGACGGCGGAACGCGCGCGGCTGCTGGGCGTCGCGGCGCGCCTGCACGACGTCGGCAAGATCGGCATTCCGGACGCGATCCTGCTCAAACGCGGGCAGCTGAGCGCGCAGGAGTTCGACCAGATGAAGACGCACACCCTGATCGGGGCGCGCATCCTGTCGGGCGGCCGTTCGGAACTGCTGCAGCTGGCCGAGGAGATCGCCCTGACACACCACGAACGCTGGGACGGGAGCGGGTACCCCATCGGGCTGAGCGGCACGCAGATCCCGCTGACGGGCCGGATCGTGGCGCTCGCGGACGTGTTCGACGCGCTCACGCAGGCCCGGCCGTACAAGGCCGCCTGGACGCGCGAGGAGGCGCTGCAGGAGGTGCGCCGCTCGGCGGGCACGCACTTCGACCCGCTGATCGTGGAGACGGCCCTGCAGGTGCTGGGCAGCGATCACGACCCGGACGGCGAAGACGACGCGGACGGCACGGATGGGAGTGACGCGGACGTGCTCAGCGTGTTCGAGCAGCTGCTGCTGGCCCGCACGCAGGACCTCGGGAGCGCGCGGCAGGCGGCGGAGGCGGCCGCGTCGGAGCCCGCACGCATGGCGGTGCAGGACACCCTGACGGGCCTCCCGAACCGCCGCGCGTTCGTGGAGGCGCTCGAGGGTCTGCTCACGCCGGTCCTGTCCGGGCCGGGACCGGTGAGCGCGCGTGCCGCCGTCACGGTCCTGACGCTGCACTGTGACTTCACGCCGCCCGGACAGGACCGCCCCCCGGAAGACGCCATGCCCGACGAGGCCCTGCGGGCCTTCGCGTCCCGGCTGCAGGAGGCCTTCCTGCCACTGGGGCGCACGTACCGGCTGGACGGGCCGGTGCTGGCGGTCCTCGCTCCTTACCTCACGGAGGCGCAGGCGAACGACCTCGTTTGCCGCGCCCTGCAGGGGACCGCCGCGCCGGGTGCGTGCATTCCGCGCGTCAGTTCCGGTCTCGCCTGCAGTCCCGCCGACGCGAGCACCCCGGAGGAGCTGATGCGCGTCAGCGAGCGCCGCATGGACCACCAGCGGCTCAGCCGCCAGCTGGAACACCACACCGAACCCTGA